One genomic region from Culicoidibacter larvae encodes:
- a CDS encoding alpha/beta hydrolase, whose product MKKIVLIFLDIILVILLSVVIIVNITPRPVVWLANALIFGGAPESSTLPNYNEMEAKVTITKDEVYTSAYPENTFDVYTPNKEPGKTYPVIFWVHGGGFVGGDKSMIENYGVALASEGYTVIALNYSVAPDYVYPTPVIQTKEFVDFVLTNKEKYNIDASKLFFAGDSAGAQIVSQFVITQTNANYASEVGIEQVVPESSIKGMLLYCGPYELTGLANSDNVVFSFIFSQIGWSYIGEKDWVQSPLAKQASIVDNVNADFPPAYITDGNTASFESMGRNLADKLRSLNVDVRERFYSVDEFVTGHEYQFIMGNVPGQTTYQDTVQFLKERLQDN is encoded by the coding sequence ATAATTGTTAATATTACTCCGCGACCAGTAGTTTGGCTTGCAAATGCACTGATTTTCGGTGGAGCGCCGGAAAGTTCAACATTACCAAATTATAATGAAATGGAAGCAAAAGTTACTATCACCAAGGATGAGGTGTATACATCAGCGTATCCGGAAAACACATTCGATGTGTACACACCAAATAAAGAACCAGGGAAAACATACCCCGTGATATTTTGGGTACATGGTGGTGGATTTGTCGGCGGCGATAAGTCTATGATAGAAAACTATGGTGTGGCTTTGGCAAGCGAGGGATATACTGTTATTGCACTTAATTATAGTGTAGCACCGGATTATGTGTATCCGACACCAGTCATTCAGACAAAAGAATTTGTTGATTTTGTTTTAACTAATAAAGAGAAATACAATATTGATGCATCTAAGTTGTTTTTTGCCGGCGATTCTGCAGGGGCTCAAATAGTGAGCCAATTTGTTATTACGCAAACAAATGCTAATTACGCTTCGGAGGTTGGTATTGAACAAGTTGTTCCGGAATCATCTATTAAGGGGATGTTGTTGTACTGCGGGCCATATGAATTAACAGGATTAGCTAATAGTGACAATGTCGTATTTAGTTTTATATTTAGTCAAATAGGGTGGAGTTATATTGGTGAGAAGGATTGGGTGCAAAGTCCATTGGCTAAGCAAGCTTCAATAGTGGATAATGTAAATGCCGATTTTCCACCTGCATACATTACCGATGGAAATACAGCATCGTTTGAATCAATGGGAAGAAATCTTGCAGATAAGCTCAGAAGTCTCAATGTTGATGTGCGAGAGCGGTTCTATAGTGTTGATGAGTTTGTTACCGGTCATGAGTATCAGTTTATAATGGGCAATGTACCCGGACAAACTACTTACCAAGATACAGTCCAATTTTTAAAAGAGAGATTGCAGGATAATTAA